The Neofelis nebulosa isolate mNeoNeb1 chromosome X, mNeoNeb1.pri, whole genome shotgun sequence genome has a segment encoding these proteins:
- the PRICKLE3 gene encoding prickle planar cell polarity protein 3 isoform X1 → MFARGSRRRRSGRAPPEAEDPDRGQPCNSCREQCPGFLLHGWRKICQHCKCPREEHAVHMVPVDLERIMCRLISDFQHHSISDDDSGCASEEYAWVPPGLKPEQVYQFFSCLPEDKVPYVNSPGEKYRIKQLLHQLPPHDSEAQYCTALEEEEKKELRAFSQQRKRENLGRGTVRIFPVTITGAICEECLSVIWQCGKQIGGGDIAVFASRAGLGACWHPQCFVCSTCRELLVDLIYFYHAGKVYCGRHHAERLRPRCQACDEIIFSPECTEAEGRHWHMGHFCCFECEASLGGQRYVMRQSRPHCCACYEARHAEYCDGCGEHIGLDQGQMAYEGQHWHASDRCFCCSRCGRALLGRPFLPRRGLIFCSRACSLGSEPTGSGSGRRSWSAGTVPAPLAASTASFSAAEEASETSTKGTSTELEPVTGPEEPARFLRGAPHRHSMPELGLRSPPEPPPGPPRQPDPSPEDGAFGRQSTPRVSFRDPLVSEGGPRRTLSAPPAQRRRPRSPPPRAPTRRPRHHHNHHYHRRQSGRYRHHQCDLGSRSDSGSCSSSPSSPSSESSEEDGFFLGERIPLPPHLCRPRPAQDNATGTPKSPSPQLSGNSRPGMPRQARDKNCIVA, encoded by the exons ATGTTCGCGCGTGGGTCCCGGAGGCGCCGCTCCGGGCGCGCG CCTCCAGAGGCGGAGGACCCAGACCGTGGCCAGCCCTGCAACTCCTGCAGGGAACAGTGCCCCGGCTTCCTGCTGCACGGCTGGAG aAAGATCTGTCAGCACTGCAAATGCCCAAGGGAAGAGCATGCTGTGCACATGGTGCCTGTGGACCTGGAACGCATCATGTGTCGGctaatctcagacttccagcaCCACTCCATCTCCGATGATGACTCTGGCTGTGCCTCGGAGGAGTATGCCTGGGTGCCCCCTGGTCTCAAGCCAGAGCAG GTATACCAGTTTTTCAGCTGCCTCCCAGAGGACAAGGTCCCCTATGTCAACAGTCCCGGGGAGAAATACAGGATCAAGCAGCTGCTGCACCAGCTGCCCCCACACGACAGTGAg GCACAGTACTGCACAGcactggaagaggaagagaagaaagagctcAGAGCCTTCAGCCAGCAGCGGAAACGAGAGAATCTGGGGCGCGGCACTGTGCGCATCTTCCCCGTGACCATCACTGGAGCCATCTGTGAGGag TGTCTATCTGTCATTTGGCAGTGTGGGAAGCAGATTGGAGGTGGGGACATCGCAGTGTTTGCCAGCAGGGCAGGCCTGGGTGCCTGCTGGCACCCACAGTGTTTTGTGTGCTCCACGTGCCGGGAGCTGCTGGTGGACCTCATCTACTTCTATCATGCTGGCAAAGTCTACTGTGGTCGCCACCATGCTGAACGCCTGCGCCCGCGCTGCCAAGCCTGTGATGAG atcatCTTCTCCCCTGAATGCACCGAGGCTGAGGGCCGGCACTGGCACATGGGTCACTTCTGCTGCTTTGAATGTGAAGCATCGCTAGGAGGGCAGCGCTATGTCATGCGTCAGAGCCGCCCCCACTGCTGTGCCTGCTACGAGGCCCGCCACGCGGAGTACTGTGATGGCTGTGGGGAGCACATTG GCCTGGACCAGGGGCAGATGGCTTATGAGGGCCAGCACTGGCACGCCTCAGACCGCTGCTTCTGCTGTAGTCGCTGCGGGCGAGCCCTGCTGGGCCGCCCCTTCCTGCCACGCCGCGGCCTAATCTTCTGCTCGAGAGCCTGCAGCCTGGGGTCGGAGCCCACGGGTTCTGGGTCCGGCCGCCGTAGCTGGAGCGCGGGCACGGTCCCCGCGCCTCTTGCAGCATCCACGGCCTCTTTCTCTGCTGCGGAGGAGGCGTCCGAGACCTCCACCAAAGGCACCAGCACGGAGCTGGAGCCTG TTACAGGCCCCGAGGAGCCAGCCCGCTTTCTGAGAGGGGCCCCCCACCGCCACTCCATGCCAGAGCTGGGGCTCCGCAGTCCTCCCGAGCCACCCCCGGGACCCCCCAGACAGCCAGACCCGAGCCCGGAAGATGGTGCCTTTGGTCGCCAGAGCACCCCTCGTGTCAGCTTCCGTGACCCTCTGGTGTCCGAGGGAGGCCCGCGGCGGACCCTGAGTGCGCCCCCAGCCCAGCGTCGCAGGCCACGCAGtcccccacccagggcccccacccGTCGCCCACgccaccaccacaaccaccacTATCACCGCCGCCAATCTGGCAGATATCGCCACCACCAATGTGACTTGGGATCAAGATCGGACTCAGGATCTTGTTCCAGCTCACCTTCTAGCCCCAGTTCTGAGTCCTCAGAGGAGGATGGCTTCTTCCTAGGGGAACGCATCCCGCTGCCCCCGCATCTGTGCAGGCCCCGGCCTGCTCAGGACAATGCAACTGGAACCCCTAAATCCCCATCTCCACAGCTCTCCGGGAACTCACGCCCAGGGATGCCTCGCCAGGCCAGAGACAAGAACTGCATCGTGGCTTGA
- the SYP gene encoding synaptophysin → MLLLADMDVVNQLVAGGQFRVVKEPLGFVKVLQWVFAIFAFATCGSYTGKLRLSVECANKSESDLSIEVDFEYPFRLHQVYFDAPTCRGDTDKVFLVGDYSSSAEFFVTVAVFAFLYSMGALATYIFLQNKYRENNKGPMMDFLATAVFAFMWLVSSSAWAKGLSDVKMATDPENIIKGMSVCHQTGNTCKELRDPVTSGLNTSVVFGFLNLVLWVGNLWFVFKETGWAAPFMRAPPGAPEKQPAPGDAYGEAGYGQGPGGYGPQDSYGPQGGYQPDYGQPAGGGGGGYPQGDYGQQGYGPQGAPTSFSNQM, encoded by the exons ATGCTGCTGCTGGCAGACATGGACGTGGTGAATCAG CTGGTGGCCGGGGGTCAGTTCCGGGTGGTCAAGGAGCCCCTTGGCTTCGTGAAGGTTCTGCAATGG GTCTTTGCCATCTTCGCCTTTGCCACATGCGGCAGTTACACCGGGAAGCTCCGGCTGAGTGTAGAGTGTGCCAACAAGTCCGAGAGTGATCTCAGCATCGAGGTTGACTTCGAATACCCCTTCAG GCTGCACCAAGTGTACTTTGATGCACCCACCTGCCGAGGGGACACTGACAAAGTCTTCCTGGTGGGAGACTACTCCTCATCAGCCGAATTCTTTGTCACAGTGGCCGTGTTTGCCTTCCTCTACTCCATGGGGGCTCTGGCCACCTACATCTTCCTGCAGAACAAGTACCGAGAGAATAACAAAGGACCCATGATG GACTTTCTGGCCACGGCAGTGTTCGCCTTCATGTGGCTGGTTAGCTCATCAGCATGGGCCAAGGGGCTGTCAGATGTGAAGATGGCCACTGACCCAGAGAACATTATCAAGGGGATGTCTGTCTGCCATCAGACAGGGAATACATGCAAGGAGCtgagggaccctgtgacctctgGCCTCAACACTTCAGTG GTATTCGGCTTCCTGAATCTGGTGCTCTGGGTCGGCAACCTGTGGTTCGTGTTCAAGGAGACAGGCTGGGCCGCCCCATTCATGCGCGCACCCCCTGGCGCCCCCGAGAAGCAGCCAGCGCCCGGGGACGCCTATGGCGAGGCGGGCTACGGGCAGGGCCCCGGCGGGTACGGGCCCCAGGACTCCTACGGACCCCAGGGTGGCTACCAGCCCGACTACGGGCAGCCCgccggcggcggtggcggcggctaCCCACAGGGAGACTACGGGCAGCAAGGCTATGGCCCTCAGGGTGCGCCCACCTCCTTCTCCAATCAGATGTAG
- the PLP2 gene encoding proteolipid protein 2 — protein MADSERLSAPGCWAACTNFSRTRKGILLLAEIIFCLVILICFSASTPGYSSLSVVEMILATIFFVIYMCDLHTKIQIINWPWSDFFRTLIAAILYLITSIVVLVERGNASKIIAGVLGLIVSCLFGYDAYITFPLRQQRHTAAPTDPADGPV, from the exons ATGGCGGATTCCGAGCGCCTCTCGGCTCCCGGCTGCTGGGCCGCCTGCACCAACTTTTCGCGCACCCGAAAGGGAATTCTCCTGTTGGCTGAGATT ATATTTTGCCTGGTGATTCTGATCTGCTTCAGTGCCTCCACACCAGGATACTCCTCCCTGTCGGTGGTTGAAATGATCCTTGCTACTATCTTCTTTGTCATCTACATGTGTGACCTGCACACTAAGATACAGATCATCAACTGGCCTTGGAGT GATTTCTTCCGAACCCTCATAGCGGCCATCCTCTACCTGATCACCTCCATTGTTGTCCTGGTTGAGAGAGGAAATGCCTCCAAAATCATCGCAGGG GTACTGGGCCTAATTGTTTCATGCCTCTTTGGCTATGATGCCTACATCACCTTCCCCTTGCGGCAGCAAAGACATACAGCAGCCCCTActg ACCCTGCAGATGGCCCGGTGTAG
- the PRICKLE3 gene encoding prickle planar cell polarity protein 3 isoform X2: protein MFARGSRRRRSGRAPPEAEDPDRGQPCNSCREQCPGFLLHGWRKICQHCKCPREEHAVHMVPVDLERIMCRLISDFQHHSISDDDSGCASEEYAWVPPGLKPEQVYQFFSCLPEDKVPYVNSPGEKYRIKQLLHQLPPHDSEAQYCTALEEEEKKELRAFSQQRKRENLGRGTVRIFPVTITGAICEECGKQIGGGDIAVFASRAGLGACWHPQCFVCSTCRELLVDLIYFYHAGKVYCGRHHAERLRPRCQACDEIIFSPECTEAEGRHWHMGHFCCFECEASLGGQRYVMRQSRPHCCACYEARHAEYCDGCGEHIGLDQGQMAYEGQHWHASDRCFCCSRCGRALLGRPFLPRRGLIFCSRACSLGSEPTGSGSGRRSWSAGTVPAPLAASTASFSAAEEASETSTKGTSTELEPVTGPEEPARFLRGAPHRHSMPELGLRSPPEPPPGPPRQPDPSPEDGAFGRQSTPRVSFRDPLVSEGGPRRTLSAPPAQRRRPRSPPPRAPTRRPRHHHNHHYHRRQSGRYRHHQCDLGSRSDSGSCSSSPSSPSSESSEEDGFFLGERIPLPPHLCRPRPAQDNATGTPKSPSPQLSGNSRPGMPRQARDKNCIVA from the exons ATGTTCGCGCGTGGGTCCCGGAGGCGCCGCTCCGGGCGCGCG CCTCCAGAGGCGGAGGACCCAGACCGTGGCCAGCCCTGCAACTCCTGCAGGGAACAGTGCCCCGGCTTCCTGCTGCACGGCTGGAG aAAGATCTGTCAGCACTGCAAATGCCCAAGGGAAGAGCATGCTGTGCACATGGTGCCTGTGGACCTGGAACGCATCATGTGTCGGctaatctcagacttccagcaCCACTCCATCTCCGATGATGACTCTGGCTGTGCCTCGGAGGAGTATGCCTGGGTGCCCCCTGGTCTCAAGCCAGAGCAG GTATACCAGTTTTTCAGCTGCCTCCCAGAGGACAAGGTCCCCTATGTCAACAGTCCCGGGGAGAAATACAGGATCAAGCAGCTGCTGCACCAGCTGCCCCCACACGACAGTGAg GCACAGTACTGCACAGcactggaagaggaagagaagaaagagctcAGAGCCTTCAGCCAGCAGCGGAAACGAGAGAATCTGGGGCGCGGCACTGTGCGCATCTTCCCCGTGACCATCACTGGAGCCATCTGTGAGGag TGTGGGAAGCAGATTGGAGGTGGGGACATCGCAGTGTTTGCCAGCAGGGCAGGCCTGGGTGCCTGCTGGCACCCACAGTGTTTTGTGTGCTCCACGTGCCGGGAGCTGCTGGTGGACCTCATCTACTTCTATCATGCTGGCAAAGTCTACTGTGGTCGCCACCATGCTGAACGCCTGCGCCCGCGCTGCCAAGCCTGTGATGAG atcatCTTCTCCCCTGAATGCACCGAGGCTGAGGGCCGGCACTGGCACATGGGTCACTTCTGCTGCTTTGAATGTGAAGCATCGCTAGGAGGGCAGCGCTATGTCATGCGTCAGAGCCGCCCCCACTGCTGTGCCTGCTACGAGGCCCGCCACGCGGAGTACTGTGATGGCTGTGGGGAGCACATTG GCCTGGACCAGGGGCAGATGGCTTATGAGGGCCAGCACTGGCACGCCTCAGACCGCTGCTTCTGCTGTAGTCGCTGCGGGCGAGCCCTGCTGGGCCGCCCCTTCCTGCCACGCCGCGGCCTAATCTTCTGCTCGAGAGCCTGCAGCCTGGGGTCGGAGCCCACGGGTTCTGGGTCCGGCCGCCGTAGCTGGAGCGCGGGCACGGTCCCCGCGCCTCTTGCAGCATCCACGGCCTCTTTCTCTGCTGCGGAGGAGGCGTCCGAGACCTCCACCAAAGGCACCAGCACGGAGCTGGAGCCTG TTACAGGCCCCGAGGAGCCAGCCCGCTTTCTGAGAGGGGCCCCCCACCGCCACTCCATGCCAGAGCTGGGGCTCCGCAGTCCTCCCGAGCCACCCCCGGGACCCCCCAGACAGCCAGACCCGAGCCCGGAAGATGGTGCCTTTGGTCGCCAGAGCACCCCTCGTGTCAGCTTCCGTGACCCTCTGGTGTCCGAGGGAGGCCCGCGGCGGACCCTGAGTGCGCCCCCAGCCCAGCGTCGCAGGCCACGCAGtcccccacccagggcccccacccGTCGCCCACgccaccaccacaaccaccacTATCACCGCCGCCAATCTGGCAGATATCGCCACCACCAATGTGACTTGGGATCAAGATCGGACTCAGGATCTTGTTCCAGCTCACCTTCTAGCCCCAGTTCTGAGTCCTCAGAGGAGGATGGCTTCTTCCTAGGGGAACGCATCCCGCTGCCCCCGCATCTGTGCAGGCCCCGGCCTGCTCAGGACAATGCAACTGGAACCCCTAAATCCCCATCTCCACAGCTCTCCGGGAACTCACGCCCAGGGATGCCTCGCCAGGCCAGAGACAAGAACTGCATCGTGGCTTGA